A window of Vicinamibacteria bacterium genomic DNA:
TGGCTTCACCCGTAACGACGGATGGATCGTCAACTTGTCTTATTGGATCTTCCCCGCACTCGATGCGTTCCAGAGCCTCGAACCCGAGGCGGAATGGGGACAGGTCGCGGAGACCGGTCTCGAACTCCTGAGCGAGGGACGCTTCGGGTCGCTGCGATTGCCACCGGATTGGCTGCTGGTCGGCGATGCGCTCCGACTTCCCCCTGATTTCGAGCCAGTATTCGGATATGACGCGATTCGGATACCTCTGTATTTGCACTGGGCGGGCCTCGAGCACCCGGTAACCGACGCGATCGGGGGGCTGGCGGAGCGCTTCCGGTCCACGAGCTCCATCGCGGCAGAAACCTTTCTAACGGGTCCAACCGCGCGAACCGCTCCGGCATCCAGGGGGATGCAAGCCATCGTGGCGCTGAGCAGTGCCTCGGTCGTCGCTGCGGACTCTCCCTCCGAGGCCGACGACACCATGGCTCTGCCGTCGGCCGAGGGCTACTACTCGTCGACTCTATGGCTTCTCGCGAGACTCGCGGCCCACGAAGCTCGCCATCGCAAGTCTCGGCCGGAAAAACGCTAATGACACCTTGGTTGTTGCCTCTTGCGGTCGTCACTGCCCTCGCCCTCGAAGAGACACCGGCCCCGGACCCGCCGCGCCGCTACACGGTCGAGGTGGCGGTGTCGCGCTCCAAGGCCCGACTGGAAATGCTCGCTCGAGAGATCGTGGAAGACGTCAGAGTGGTCTACGAGGCTCCCTACTATCGGCTCTTCGTCGGAGCATGGTCCGATGCTCTGACCGCGCGGGACGCCGCAACACGCCTCCGCACGGCCTTCGGCCGTGCGGTCGTAAGAGAGCTGGAAGAGGACAATAGCGATCAAGGGTTGCTACCCGCGCCGGTAAGCGGGGCCGACCGAGACGAGACCCATTTCCGCCTGGTCGCTCCCGACGAAAGGGAGTTGTGGCGACTGCTCCACGAGGGCCGCTACGAGGATTTCGAGGCGCTCATGCATACCTATCGTCACCGGTATCCCGGCTGGCGTCCAGCGACGGCCCTCACCAATCAGCTCGAGTGGCTCGAAGCCGAGGCCTCGATCGGCCTCGCCGAGGTGTCCGGTGATGCCTCCGCCCTCGTTCGCCTGTCCCGAGCCCACCCGATGCATTTCGACTGCTCAGGCGTGAATCGACTGTGGACCCTCTCCGAGTCCCTGTTGTCCGCCGGCCTCGACTCCGAAGCCGAGAACCAGTATGAGCTCATCCTAACGAGCTGCCACCAGGAGTATCTGCTGCCCACGCTCCAGAAGGCCTCGGAGAGACTGCCTCCGGAGGCCACCCGCAGGCTTCTTACCGAGGCCCTGAAGCGTCTACCTGATCTCCCGGCAAACGATCCGGCTCGTGCCGGGGTCGAATCTTTCGAGTACGAGCTCCGTCTCGAAGAGACGCTCGAATCCGAGTCGCGCGGCGACGGCGCGGCCGTCGCCATCTTTGCTCGCACCTACGGCCCTACGGTCCTCCTCCGGAAAGACGAAAGGGCCGCCGCATTGATCGCCTGGTCAGCGTCGAGAACCGGCGAGCTCGAGACCTCCGAATACTGGTTTCGAGAGGCGCTCGGCTGGGCGAAAGCCAACGCAAATATCGTCTACGGTCTCGCTTTGGCTCGAATTCGACTCGGTCGGATCGACGAAGCGGTCGAACTGGCACGGGCCTGGCGGAAGGACCCCGAGATCCGCGAGCTCATGGCGGGAGCGCTCAGGATGGATGCCGCGGAGCGCTTCGCCCGGGGCGACCACCGTCAATGTCTCTCCAGACTGGAGCAATCGGATCGCTTTGTTCCGAACCGCCGCGAGGAAGAGCTTCTCCGGGCGTGGAGTCTCTATCACCTCGCTCGTTACGACGGCGCCGCGGCGGCCTTTCGCGATCTCTATGTGGCTCTCGCGGACGACGAATCTGCCGAGGGGCTGCTCCTCAGCCTCACGCTCGCGGATCGCTCTCGAGAATTGGACGAGCTCGCTCGGATCCTGGGAAGTCCTTTCCGCGACCATTGGGAGCTCGCTCGTGCGAGTCGGGCAATCGAACAGCGGCAGTTTCTCCTGGCAGAACGATTGAGCGGGCAGAATTTTCCCGCGCTCCAGAACATCCATGCTTCGGTGATAGGCTCAGGTTTCGCTTCGGGCACGCGCCGGGGCGGATCGGGATTCCAGCGGTTGCACATCGAGCGGGTGACCGTATTGGACGCCCTCGTCACCGTCCGCGGTACGCATCGGTTAGGGGGACGCATCGACCGTCTCACCCTCGAAAGCGACGTCCTCGAGTCCGGCCGTCCGTTCGGAAGCTCGCCCGAGCCGACGCGCGAGGATCTCCCCGCCGGACTGGTTCGAACCTCAGCTGACGCCCGGTTTCTCTACTATCGGGAAGCGCCCCTCTCCCTGCGCGCGGAGCTCGGAAGCACTCACCGAGCCGGGCCAATCCGCCCGAGGCCGACGTTTCGCTTCGGCGTGAGTGGAGTCGGGGAAGAGCGGGATTGGGGTCTGGACGTCTTCTCGCGGTCGGTTCGAGAATCTCTGCTATCGTCCAGCGGCCTCGTAGACCCTGAAACGCGGGAAGCGTGGGGCCGGGTCGCAGAGTCCGGAGCGACTTGTCACGCGAGGCAAAGATTCAGCACCGACTTGGAGCTTCTGCTGCGAGCCTCACTGAGTCGACTTACCGGTGTCGGGGTTGCCGATAACTGGCATACTGACATGTACGCGAGTGTCGAGCGCCGAATCGACACCTTGAGCTCCGGACAGGCGTCGATCGGGCCATGGCTCTACCTCTCCTCATTTCGAGAGAACCTGAGCGAGTTTACCCGTGGCCACGGCGGGTACTTCAGCCCTCAGTTTCACCTCGTCGGTGGCGCGATGGGAAAGTTCGCGACCCACGAGGGACGACGCGTCGTGAGCCGCGCCCGCATGGCCATTGGCTATCAAGCCTACCGAAAGAGATCCGCTCCCCTCTTTCCTACGGCTCCCGATGGTCGGATGTATGGGGAGGAGAACGTATCGGGGCTCGTGTATGGTCTGGACTGGGAAGGAGCCCTGCTGATCGCGAAGAAATGGCAAATTGGCGGCGCCTTCCGGATGGATCGGTCCGCTGACTGGAGCGAGCTCTCGGGAACCGCTTTCCTGAGATTCTCGCTAAGTCCCCGCCAGGCGCTCTTCAGCCGCGATCTCGAGGATCACCCTTCGGGCCGCCTCTTCTGACAAAAGCCGTCCCGACGGCTCGAGAAGGAATCTCCCTGGCCGACATCCTCCCGTTACGCTAAGCTAGGGACACAATCCCATGACAGATCGCGACGAAACGGAAAGCCGCGGGCCGAACCGTTCGCTCGTTCTCGGCCTCGTCGTCCTCTTGCTTCTTCTCCTCGCCGCGTCCGGCTACCTCGGCTTCCGAATCCTCCACCGCCTCGAAGCCATCGAGCAGAGCGTGGCGACCGCTAACGACGAGGCCAGGTTGGCTCGCGAGGCAGCGGAAGACGCTCGAGCGAGGGCCGAGACCGCCGAGTACGCCGCCCGCGCGGCTTCCGAGGGACGCGCTCGGGCAGAAGTGCTAACCGAGCGCGCTCGTGAGGATGCGACGCAGGCCCGCGAGGACGCCGAGACCGCACAAATCGAAGCCGACACTGCCCGGGCGGAAGCCGAGCGCATCCGACAGGAAGCGGAAGCCGAGCTGAAGCGCCTCGAGGAGTCCCTCAGCAAGATCGCGGAGACGAGGCGGACGGCGCTGGGCCTCGTCATGAACCTGGGTGAAGACTCTCTGAAGTTCGATTTCGACAAGGCGGAAATTCGGCCGGAGAACCGGGAGCTTCTGAGCCGCATCGCCGGTGTCCTGATGACTTCCTCCGATTTCACGGTGAGCGTGAA
This region includes:
- a CDS encoding cellulose synthase subunit BcsC-related outer membrane protein; its protein translation is MTPWLLPLAVVTALALEETPAPDPPRRYTVEVAVSRSKARLEMLAREIVEDVRVVYEAPYYRLFVGAWSDALTARDAATRLRTAFGRAVVRELEEDNSDQGLLPAPVSGADRDETHFRLVAPDERELWRLLHEGRYEDFEALMHTYRHRYPGWRPATALTNQLEWLEAEASIGLAEVSGDASALVRLSRAHPMHFDCSGVNRLWTLSESLLSAGLDSEAENQYELILTSCHQEYLLPTLQKASERLPPEATRRLLTEALKRLPDLPANDPARAGVESFEYELRLEETLESESRGDGAAVAIFARTYGPTVLLRKDERAAALIAWSASRTGELETSEYWFREALGWAKANANIVYGLALARIRLGRIDEAVELARAWRKDPEIRELMAGALRMDAAERFARGDHRQCLSRLEQSDRFVPNRREEELLRAWSLYHLARYDGAAAAFRDLYVALADDESAEGLLLSLTLADRSRELDELARILGSPFRDHWELARASRAIEQRQFLLAERLSGQNFPALQNIHASVIGSGFASGTRRGGSGFQRLHIERVTVLDALVTVRGTHRLGGRIDRLTLESDVLESGRPFGSSPEPTREDLPAGLVRTSADARFLYYREAPLSLRAELGSTHRAGPIRPRPTFRFGVSGVGEERDWGLDVFSRSVRESLLSSSGLVDPETREAWGRVAESGATCHARQRFSTDLELLLRASLSRLTGVGVADNWHTDMYASVERRIDTLSSGQASIGPWLYLSSFRENLSEFTRGHGGYFSPQFHLVGGAMGKFATHEGRRVVSRARMAIGYQAYRKRSAPLFPTAPDGRMYGEENVSGLVYGLDWEGALLIAKKWQIGGAFRMDRSADWSELSGTAFLRFSLSPRQALFSRDLEDHPSGRLF
- a CDS encoding glycosyl hydrolase family 8 — protein: MSERVLVLAASMTALLASSGPVLGNGLDEAIWLRYRAGFVTDEGRVVDSGQDGISHSEGQGYGMVLAEAFSDRATFDCLWSWTRRNLQVREDSLLAWKWLPDGGTVPDLNNATDGDILVAWALVRASARWDDPAYLEAALEILSAVRTKLVRHSAIGPILLPGEVGFTRNDGWIVNLSYWIFPALDAFQSLEPEAEWGQVAETGLELLSEGRFGSLRLPPDWLLVGDALRLPPDFEPVFGYDAIRIPLYLHWAGLEHPVTDAIGGLAERFRSTSSIAAETFLTGPTARTAPASRGMQAIVALSSASVVAADSPSEADDTMALPSAEGYYSSTLWLLARLAAHEARHRKSRPEKR
- a CDS encoding OmpA family protein, producing MTDRDETESRGPNRSLVLGLVVLLLLLLAASGYLGFRILHRLEAIEQSVATANDEARLAREAAEDARARAETAEYAARAASEGRARAEVLTERAREDATQAREDAETAQIEADTARAEAERIRQEAEAELKRLEESLSKIAETRRTALGLVMNLGEDSLKFDFDKAEIRPENRELLSRIAGVLMTSSDFTVSVNGHTDDVGTAEYNQKLSERRANAVHDYLVKAGVPAEIMTVHGWGKTKPLVEGKSEAARGKNRRVELGIVNSRVNYRDRVTEKR